Part of the Kushneria marisflavi genome, CTCGAGACAACGCTGGATGCTGCCATTATCGGGCGTGCGCGCAAACAGCGACGGGTGCTGACACGTGAGTCGGTCACCGAGCACCTTCATGTGGCCGGTCAGGTCTACAGTTATCAACAGGTCGAAAACAGCTTCACCCAGCCCAACGCCGATATTGCCGAGAGCATGCTCAACTGGGCTCGAGAAGTGACGCAGGCCGAGAATGGACAGCGTCGCGAGACCGATCTGGTCGAGCTTTACTGCGGTAATGGCAACTTCACGATTGCACTGGCAGACAACTTCCGGCGGGTCGTGGCCACTGAGATTTCGCGAACGTCCGTGGCCTCGGCCCAGCATAATCTGGCATTGAATGACATCGACAACGTTCACGTGGCCCGCATGTCGAGCGAGGAGTTTGCTCAGGCGCTGTCCGGTGAGAAGACAGGGCGCCGGGTCAGTGACATGCAGCTTGAAACGCACGACTTTTCGACCGTTTTGGTAGACCCGCCGCGTGCCGGGCTGGATGCCGATAGCTGCGAGCAGATCGCTCGCTTTGACGAGATTGTCTACATCTCATGCAACCCTGATACGCTCG contains:
- the trmA gene encoding tRNA (uridine(54)-C5)-methyltransferase TrmA, translating into MSVPVVDPDQYSVQLDAKRQRIVEQFARFQAPTLEVFASPASHYRMRCEFRLWHEGDDLFHAMFETGADGAKHTVRMDQYEVASRRINALMTGVIDAIRDRPELRHRLFQVEYLTTRQGEALITLVYHRPLDDQWEQAARELETTLDAAIIGRARKQRRVLTRESVTEHLHVAGQVYSYQQVENSFTQPNADIAESMLNWAREVTQAENGQRRETDLVELYCGNGNFTIALADNFRRVVATEISRTSVASAQHNLALNDIDNVHVARMSSEEFAQALSGEKTGRRVSDMQLETHDFSTVLVDPPRAGLDADSCEQIARFDEIVYISCNPDTLEANLEQLGQTHEIHRFALFDQFPYTDHCECGVLLKRRPRSE